The following proteins are co-located in the Imtechella halotolerans genome:
- the cysC gene encoding adenylyl-sulfate kinase, with protein sequence MNNNLFPYRHHIGYVDRNQRNGHRSIVVWFTGLSGSGKTTIANALEEILFERGYHTYILDGDTLRNGLNNDLDFSKEGRKENIRRAGEVAKLFTDAGIVVLASFISPYSDDRTWVKQCVGEDFFYEIYVDTPLEVCEARDPRGLYSKARAGELSDFTGISAPYEEPVAPFFIVKTLQETPQEAAQRLFKELKPLLKNNNE encoded by the coding sequence GTGAATAATAATCTATTTCCATATAGGCATCATATTGGTTATGTTGATCGAAATCAACGTAATGGCCATAGATCAATTGTTGTTTGGTTTACAGGATTATCTGGGTCAGGTAAGACTACCATTGCAAATGCATTGGAAGAAATATTATTTGAAAGAGGATATCACACTTACATTTTAGATGGTGATACTTTGCGAAATGGACTAAACAATGATTTAGATTTTTCAAAGGAAGGTAGAAAAGAGAATATACGAAGGGCAGGAGAGGTCGCAAAACTGTTTACTGATGCCGGTATTGTGGTTTTAGCTTCCTTTATTTCTCCTTATTCGGATGATAGAACTTGGGTGAAGCAGTGTGTAGGAGAAGACTTCTTCTACGAGATATATGTGGACACCCCATTAGAAGTATGTGAGGCAAGAGACCCTAGAGGGCTTTATTCAAAAGCACGTGCTGGAGAACTATCTGATTTTACTGGAATTTCAGCACCATATGAGGAACCAGTTGCTCCTTTTTTTATAGTGAAAACATTACAAGAGACTCCACAAGAGGCTGCACAACGACTTTTTAAAGAATTAAAACCTTTGTTAAAAAATAATAATGAGTAG
- a CDS encoding group II intron maturase-specific domain-containing protein has translation MKSKLKELTSRSNGWGNDRRKESLRQYIIGWVNYFKLADMQKLLLRIDEWYRRRIRMVIWKQWKRIITKQKNLVELGVKKSKAWEWANTRKGYWHIANSHILKTTITTDRLKQAGYVFLRDYYQKVRIKT, from the coding sequence ATGAAATCCAAACTTAAGGAACTGACATCACGCAGCAATGGCTGGGGAAATGACCGCAGGAAGGAGTCACTCCGCCAATATATTATTGGTTGGGTGAATTACTTTAAACTGGCGGATATGCAGAAACTGCTTTTAAGGATAGACGAATGGTACAGGCGGAGAATCAGGATGGTTATCTGGAAACAATGGAAACGAATTATAACCAAACAGAAGAATCTGGTCGAGCTAGGAGTCAAAAAATCTAAGGCATGGGAGTGGGCAAATACGAGAAAAGGCTATTGGCATATAGCAAATAGCCATATCCTCAAAACCACAATCACCACAGACAGACTTAAACAGGCTGGATATGTGTTCTTGCGGGACTATTACCAAAAGGTTAGAATCAAAACTTAA
- the cysN gene encoding sulfate adenylyltransferase subunit CysN, with translation MELDNNQLLRFTTAGSVDDGKSTLIGRLLYDSKSIFEDQLEAIENTSKRKGHEGVDLALFTDGLRDEREQGITIDVAYRYFTTPRRKFIIADSPGHIQYTRNMVTGASTANAAIILIDARHGVIEQTKRHTFIASLLQIPHLIICVNKMDLVGYEQERFNEIMTQFEEFSSKLLVKDIRFIPISALEGDNVVNRSQNMSWYQGAPLLYELETLHISSDINKVDARFPVQTVIRPQSEEFRDYRGYAGRVASGIFRPGDEVTVLPSGFTSTIASVDTYKNEVSEAFAPMSVTITLEDDVDISRGDMIVKKNNLPTVTQEFDVMLCWLNNHPARPNTKYIIRHTTNEQKAIIKEILYKININTYERVTDDKQLVMNDISRVRIRTTKPLMVDSYRENRITGSIILIDEATNETVAAGMIHS, from the coding sequence ATGGAACTTGATAACAATCAACTTTTACGATTTACAACTGCAGGGAGTGTAGATGATGGCAAAAGCACACTAATCGGAAGACTTTTATACGATTCAAAATCAATTTTTGAAGATCAATTAGAAGCAATTGAAAATACTAGTAAACGAAAAGGACATGAAGGAGTAGACCTTGCGCTTTTCACAGATGGATTGCGTGACGAACGTGAACAAGGGATCACTATAGATGTGGCTTACCGGTATTTTACCACCCCAAGACGAAAGTTTATAATAGCCGATTCACCAGGTCATATTCAATATACTAGGAATATGGTTACTGGAGCATCTACCGCAAATGCTGCTATTATTTTAATTGATGCTCGTCATGGTGTAATTGAGCAGACCAAACGACATACATTCATTGCTTCTTTGCTGCAGATACCACATTTGATTATTTGTGTAAATAAAATGGATTTGGTGGGGTATGAGCAAGAGCGGTTTAATGAAATAATGACCCAATTTGAAGAATTTTCATCAAAACTGTTGGTAAAAGATATAAGGTTTATTCCAATCAGTGCATTAGAAGGGGACAATGTAGTAAATCGCTCACAAAATATGTCTTGGTATCAAGGCGCACCCTTATTGTATGAATTGGAAACGTTACATATTTCAAGTGATATTAATAAAGTTGATGCTCGTTTTCCCGTACAAACGGTAATACGACCTCAATCTGAGGAATTTAGGGATTATCGAGGTTATGCAGGTCGAGTAGCAAGTGGTATTTTCCGTCCAGGAGATGAGGTCACCGTTTTGCCATCTGGGTTTACATCTACCATTGCTTCTGTGGATACTTATAAAAATGAAGTTAGCGAAGCTTTTGCCCCCATGTCAGTAACCATTACATTGGAAGATGATGTTGATATAAGTAGAGGAGATATGATTGTTAAGAAAAACAATCTCCCAACGGTAACTCAGGAATTTGATGTGATGCTTTGTTGGTTGAATAATCATCCAGCTCGTCCAAATACCAAGTATATTATTAGGCATACTACCAATGAACAAAAAGCGATAATAAAGGAAATTTTATATAAAATTAATATCAATACCTATGAGCGAGTAACAGATGATAAGCAATTGGTAATGAATGATATTTCTAGGGTAAGAATCCGTACTACAAAACCTTTAATGGTAGATTCTTATAGAGAAAATCGCATTACCGGAAGTATAATATTGATAGATGAGGCCACAAATGAAACGGTGGCAGCGGGAATGATACATTCTTAA
- a CDS encoding RNA-directed DNA polymerase codes for MEGRMQNILEEKTYPQKNRTASEGNVGGQTFMRIIENKLTENNQVGQGMLEYILSPSNLNAAYLQVKRNKGAGGVDKMEVESLKDYLIFNKEELLSSILCGKYRPHPVRRAGCGSTLRAYQR; via the coding sequence ATGGAAGGTAGAATGCAGAATATCTTAGAAGAAAAGACCTACCCACAGAAGAATAGGACGGCATCCGAAGGCAATGTGGGAGGGCAGACTTTCATGAGGATAATTGAAAACAAGCTCACGGAGAATAACCAAGTAGGACAAGGTATGTTGGAATACATTCTATCCCCTTCTAACCTGAATGCAGCTTATCTTCAAGTAAAGCGCAATAAAGGAGCGGGGGGAGTTGATAAGATGGAAGTCGAATCCCTTAAGGATTATCTTATTTTCAACAAGGAAGAACTGTTAAGCTCCATCCTTTGTGGCAAATACCGTCCCCATCCTGTTCGTAGGGCAGGTTGCGGATCCACTCTAAGAGCGTATCAAAGATGA
- a CDS encoding UDP-glucuronic acid decarboxylase family protein yields MKRVLITGAAGFLGSHLCDRFLLEGFHVIAMDNLITGDLQNIEHLFKEEHFEFYHHDVTKFVHVPGKLDYILHFASPASPIDYLKIPIQTLKVGSLGTHNLLGLAKEKKARILIASTSEVYGDPLVHPQSEDYYGNVNTIGPRGVYDEAKRFMESITMAYHRFHGLETRIARIFNTYGPRMRLNDGRVIPAFIGQALRGEDLTIFGDGMQTRSFCYVDDQIEGLFRLLMSDCNDPINIGNPEEITIRDFAQEIINLTQSNQKVVYKSLPVDDPLQRQPDITRAKELLGWEPKISRSEGMKRTYQYFQSLPKEELFKTAHRDFSDRNKA; encoded by the coding sequence ATGAAGCGAGTATTGATTACCGGTGCTGCCGGATTCTTAGGATCTCATTTGTGTGATCGGTTTTTACTGGAAGGCTTCCATGTAATAGCAATGGATAATCTAATTACAGGGGATTTACAGAATATTGAACACCTCTTCAAAGAAGAACATTTTGAGTTTTATCATCACGATGTTACCAAATTTGTGCACGTTCCGGGAAAGTTAGATTATATCTTACATTTTGCTTCACCGGCGAGTCCAATAGATTATTTAAAAATTCCTATTCAGACTTTAAAGGTGGGTTCTTTGGGAACGCACAATTTATTAGGATTGGCAAAGGAAAAAAAGGCTCGTATTTTAATTGCTTCTACATCAGAAGTTTATGGCGACCCATTGGTTCATCCTCAAAGTGAAGACTACTACGGAAATGTAAATACTATTGGTCCTAGAGGAGTTTATGATGAAGCAAAGCGATTTATGGAGTCTATTACCATGGCTTATCATAGGTTTCATGGATTAGAAACACGAATCGCACGTATATTTAATACTTATGGACCACGTATGCGACTTAACGATGGTAGAGTGATACCCGCCTTTATTGGTCAGGCTCTTAGAGGTGAAGATCTGACTATTTTTGGTGATGGAATGCAGACACGCTCATTTTGTTATGTAGATGATCAAATAGAAGGATTGTTTCGCCTGTTAATGAGTGATTGTAATGACCCAATTAATATTGGAAATCCTGAAGAAATTACCATTAGGGATTTTGCTCAAGAAATCATAAATCTTACTCAATCTAATCAAAAGGTTGTTTATAAATCATTGCCTGTAGATGATCCGCTTCAACGCCAACCTGATATTACAAGAGCTAAGGAATTATTGGGTTGGGAACCTAAGATTTCTCGATCTGAAGGGATGAAAAGAACGTACCAATATTTCCAGTCTTTGCCTAAAGAAGAATTGTTTAAAACGGCACATAGAGATTTTTCAGACCGTAATAAAGCATAG
- the purD gene encoding phosphoribosylamine--glycine ligase: protein MRILLLGSGGREHAFAWKLVQSEQCEQLYVAPGNAGTDTIAKNVNINPTDFEGLKSFVISHAIEMVVVGPEDPLVKGIYDFFTLDETLKHIPVIGPSQLGAELEGSKEFAKKFLIKNNIPTAAYQSFTKETVQQGCDFLTTLKPPYVLKADGLAAGKGVLILSDLQEAQDELTNMLVNEKFGNASAKVVIEEFLDGIELSCFVLTDGKSYKILPTAKDYKRIGEGDTGLNTGGMGAVSPVPFADEVFMEKIETRIVKPTIEGLKNECIPYKGFIFIGLIKVEDDPYVIEYNVRMGDPETEVVLPRIKNDLVTLFKAVAQERLDEITLEIDERSATTVVMVSGGYPEDYEKGKLISGLTKETDSIIFHAGTKTQEEVVVTNGGRVLAITSYGNNFTQALEQSYQTIAGIHFEGMYFRKDIGFDL from the coding sequence ATGAGAATTTTACTGTTAGGCTCTGGAGGAAGGGAACATGCTTTTGCATGGAAATTAGTTCAGAGTGAGCAATGTGAACAACTGTACGTAGCTCCAGGGAATGCGGGTACTGATACAATTGCAAAAAACGTGAATATCAACCCAACAGATTTTGAAGGATTAAAATCCTTTGTCATTTCCCATGCTATAGAAATGGTGGTAGTTGGCCCTGAAGACCCACTAGTAAAAGGCATTTATGATTTTTTCACCTTAGATGAAACCCTTAAACATATTCCCGTAATTGGTCCTTCTCAACTAGGTGCTGAATTAGAAGGAAGCAAAGAGTTTGCAAAAAAATTTCTAATAAAAAACAACATTCCAACAGCTGCTTATCAAAGCTTTACAAAGGAAACAGTCCAACAAGGGTGTGATTTTTTAACAACCCTAAAACCACCTTATGTACTAAAAGCGGATGGTCTTGCTGCTGGTAAGGGGGTACTTATTCTTTCAGACCTGCAAGAAGCTCAAGATGAGCTAACGAATATGCTAGTGAATGAAAAATTTGGCAATGCAAGTGCTAAAGTTGTTATCGAAGAATTTCTTGATGGCATAGAGTTAAGCTGTTTTGTATTAACTGATGGGAAAAGTTATAAAATACTTCCTACTGCCAAAGATTATAAGCGTATTGGTGAAGGAGATACTGGTTTAAACACAGGAGGTATGGGGGCAGTGTCACCGGTTCCTTTTGCTGATGAGGTTTTCATGGAGAAAATAGAAACTAGAATTGTAAAACCTACAATCGAAGGGCTTAAGAATGAATGTATCCCTTATAAGGGATTTATTTTTATCGGATTGATAAAGGTTGAAGATGATCCTTATGTAATTGAATATAACGTACGTATGGGAGATCCTGAAACTGAAGTAGTATTACCTCGTATTAAGAATGATTTGGTAACCCTTTTTAAAGCAGTAGCCCAGGAGAGACTTGATGAAATCACCCTTGAAATCGATGAAAGGAGTGCTACAACTGTAGTTATGGTATCTGGAGGATATCCAGAAGATTATGAAAAAGGAAAACTAATTTCAGGGCTTACTAAAGAAACAGATTCGATAATTTTTCATGCTGGGACGAAAACGCAGGAAGAGGTAGTTGTTACAAACGGAGGTCGTGTTTTGGCAATTACTTCCTATGGAAATAATTTCACTCAAGCATTGGAGCAATCTTATCAAACTATTGCCGGAATACATTTTGAAGGCATGTATTTCAGAAAGGATATTGGTTTTGATCTGTAA
- a CDS encoding UDP-glucose 6-dehydrogenase, with the protein MLINVPFLLKKSQLPFGVLEKYSTFGKNRNYLKLLSILTQIKHICCIGAGYVGGPTMAVIAQKCPNVKVTVVDLNAKRIAAWNHEDLTQLPIYEPGLAEVVKEARGRNLFFSTEIEKAIDEAQMIFISVNTPTKTYGAGKGMAADLKYIELCARQIAKISQDDKIVVEKSTLPVRTAQAIKNILDHTGNGVKFQILSNPEFLAEGTAIEDLHSPDRVLIGGDTTIEGHKAIQALVDIYAHWVPKDRILTTNVWSSELSKLTANAFLAQRVSSINAMSELCEKTGADVNEVARAIGMDSRIGPKFLKASVGFGGSCFQKDILNLVYIAKSYGLHEVANYWEQVVIMNDHQKRRFAYNIVKTLYNTVSGKKIAFLGWAFKKDTNDTRESAAIYVADDLLNEQALLAVYDPKVSDEQIYSDLDYLNSRSSEDNATSVTIYNSPYDACKGAHAIAVLTEWDEFKEYDWLKLYNDMQKPAFVFDGRGILDKELLESIGFVYYKIGEGS; encoded by the coding sequence ATGTTAATTAACGTTCCTTTTCTTTTGAAGAAATCTCAGCTGCCGTTCGGAGTTTTGGAGAAATATAGTACTTTTGGAAAGAACAGAAATTATCTAAAGCTTTTATCGATTTTGACACAGATTAAACATATTTGCTGTATAGGCGCGGGGTATGTGGGTGGACCTACAATGGCTGTTATTGCTCAAAAATGTCCCAATGTAAAAGTAACCGTGGTAGACCTTAATGCAAAACGTATTGCGGCTTGGAATCATGAAGACCTTACACAATTGCCTATTTATGAGCCAGGTTTGGCTGAAGTTGTTAAAGAGGCCAGAGGACGTAATTTGTTTTTTTCAACGGAGATTGAAAAGGCAATTGATGAGGCTCAAATGATTTTTATTTCAGTTAATACTCCAACCAAGACCTATGGAGCAGGTAAAGGGATGGCAGCCGACTTAAAATACATTGAGTTATGTGCTAGACAAATAGCTAAAATATCCCAAGACGATAAGATTGTTGTTGAGAAGTCAACTCTCCCTGTTCGGACAGCCCAAGCAATAAAGAATATTCTTGATCATACAGGGAATGGAGTCAAATTTCAGATTCTATCAAACCCGGAATTTCTTGCAGAAGGAACTGCAATAGAAGATCTTCATAGTCCTGATCGTGTTTTAATTGGTGGGGATACAACAATAGAAGGTCATAAGGCCATTCAAGCCTTGGTTGATATCTATGCTCATTGGGTTCCAAAGGATCGTATTTTAACGACCAACGTATGGTCTTCTGAGCTTTCCAAACTTACTGCAAACGCATTTCTCGCGCAAAGAGTTTCATCCATTAATGCCATGAGTGAGCTTTGCGAAAAAACAGGTGCAGATGTAAACGAAGTGGCTAGGGCTATTGGCATGGATAGTCGTATTGGGCCAAAGTTTTTAAAGGCATCTGTTGGTTTTGGAGGTTCATGTTTTCAAAAGGACATTTTGAATCTTGTGTACATTGCGAAATCATATGGATTACATGAGGTAGCCAATTACTGGGAGCAAGTGGTGATTATGAATGACCATCAGAAACGTCGTTTTGCATACAATATAGTAAAGACTTTATACAATACCGTTTCGGGTAAGAAAATAGCATTTTTAGGTTGGGCATTTAAAAAGGACACTAACGATACTAGAGAATCCGCAGCCATTTATGTGGCGGACGATCTATTAAACGAACAAGCGCTTCTGGCTGTATATGATCCTAAGGTTTCTGATGAACAGATTTATTCCGATCTTGACTATTTGAATTCCAGATCTTCAGAAGATAATGCAACTTCAGTTACAATTTATAATTCTCCATATGATGCATGTAAAGGTGCACATGCCATAGCAGTTTTGACGGAATGGGATGAGTTTAAAGAGTATGATTGGTTAAAACTTTATAATGATATGCAAAAGCCTGCATTTGTGTTTGATGGAAGAGGAATTCTAGATAAAGAATTACTAGAGTCTATAGGTTTTGTATATTACAAAATAGGAGAAGGTTCTTAA
- the cysD gene encoding sulfate adenylyltransferase subunit CysD: protein MSRYYLNYLDELESEAIYVLREVYAQFRNPVILFSGGKDSIVVTHLARKAFSPGKIPFPLMHVDTGHNFPETMMFRDALVKELGVQLIVGSVQESINQGRVAEERGRNASRNALQTTTLLDTIENHKIDCAIGGGRRDEEKARAKERFFSHRDDFGQWDPKNQRPELWNLFNGKYVEGEHFRVFPISNWTEMDVWNYIKREQIDIPTLYFAHERKVVWRNNSWIPQSEFLTIQEDEKVYSKKIRFRTLGDITITGGIESEADTLEKIVDEVAAMRQTERGNRADDKRSETAMEDRKRQGYF, encoded by the coding sequence ATGAGTAGGTATTATTTAAATTATTTAGATGAATTAGAATCCGAAGCTATTTATGTACTTCGCGAGGTATATGCACAATTTCGTAATCCAGTAATCTTATTTTCAGGAGGAAAGGATTCAATAGTAGTTACCCACTTAGCTCGTAAAGCGTTTAGTCCAGGTAAGATTCCATTTCCTCTAATGCATGTTGATACAGGACATAATTTTCCTGAAACTATGATGTTTAGAGATGCATTAGTGAAGGAATTAGGTGTTCAACTTATAGTTGGGTCAGTACAAGAATCAATCAATCAAGGAAGGGTGGCGGAAGAGAGAGGGCGCAATGCTTCTCGAAATGCTTTGCAAACAACTACACTTCTTGATACGATTGAAAATCACAAAATTGATTGTGCAATAGGCGGAGGAAGGAGAGATGAGGAGAAAGCGAGAGCTAAAGAAAGATTCTTTTCACATAGAGATGATTTTGGACAATGGGATCCAAAAAATCAAAGGCCTGAACTGTGGAATTTATTTAATGGTAAGTATGTAGAAGGAGAACATTTTAGGGTATTTCCAATAAGTAATTGGACTGAAATGGACGTATGGAATTATATCAAAAGGGAACAAATAGACATACCTACTTTATATTTTGCACACGAAAGAAAGGTTGTTTGGCGAAATAACAGCTGGATTCCTCAATCTGAATTTTTGACTATTCAAGAAGATGAGAAGGTTTATAGTAAGAAAATTCGATTCAGAACCTTGGGGGATATCACCATAACAGGGGGAATAGAGTCAGAGGCAGATACACTTGAAAAAATTGTTGATGAGGTAGCAGCTATGAGACAAACTGAGCGAGGAAATCGTGCAGATGATAAGCGCTCAGAAACAGCAATGGAAGATAGAAAAAGGCAGGGTTATTTTTAA
- the cysQ gene encoding 3'(2'),5'-bisphosphate nucleotidase CysQ, with translation MAVVSIQKLLYQAIQAAVQAGQEIRAVYETAFTVENKPDASPITQADLNANVVINQRLAATGIPIISEENKEVPYAIRKEWQRCWIVDPLDGTKEFINRNGEFAVNIALVELGMPVLGVIYAPVTGELFFADVAKGLACKASVWSLKTLECALNEALVLKPFQLTKENVVVVTSRSHRDALLEDYIGELNKEFDEVFVLTKGSSLKFCLLAEGGAQFYPRFSPTMEWDIAAGHALCKAIGMKLISIDTNQEMKYNRVNLTNGNFVVSYE, from the coding sequence ATGGCGGTTGTTTCGATACAAAAATTATTATATCAAGCTATTCAAGCGGCAGTGCAAGCGGGACAAGAAATACGCGCTGTTTATGAAACAGCATTTACCGTTGAAAATAAACCAGATGCTTCTCCGATAACCCAAGCAGATCTAAATGCCAATGTAGTTATTAATCAAAGATTAGCAGCTACAGGGATCCCCATTATTAGTGAAGAGAACAAAGAAGTTCCATATGCTATTAGAAAAGAATGGCAGCGTTGCTGGATTGTAGATCCTTTAGATGGAACCAAGGAATTTATAAATCGCAATGGTGAGTTTGCTGTTAATATAGCTCTTGTAGAATTGGGTATGCCTGTTTTGGGGGTTATTTATGCCCCAGTAACTGGCGAATTATTTTTTGCGGACGTCGCTAAGGGATTAGCCTGCAAAGCTTCTGTATGGAGTCTTAAAACACTTGAGTGTGCTTTAAATGAAGCTTTAGTCTTAAAACCATTTCAACTGACTAAAGAGAACGTTGTTGTGGTTACAAGTAGATCTCATCGGGATGCCCTCCTTGAAGACTATATAGGTGAACTTAATAAAGAATTTGATGAGGTCTTTGTTCTAACCAAAGGAAGTTCATTAAAATTTTGTCTTTTAGCTGAGGGAGGTGCTCAATTCTATCCAAGATTTTCTCCTACCATGGAGTGGGATATTGCGGCAGGTCATGCACTCTGTAAAGCTATAGGTATGAAATTAATTTCGATAGATACTAATCAGGAAATGAAATATAATAGAGTAAATCTTACAAATGGAAATTTTGTTGTGAGTTATGAGTAG
- a CDS encoding DUF2061 domain-containing protein encodes MSSDTSHKRHIAKAITWRIIGTLDTMALAWLISGNPLTGVKVGVAEVLTKMILYYFHERLWFRSAVRDSRKRHLLKTVSWRMVGTMDTMLLAWLISGNPFIGVKIGLAEVLTKMILYYLHERVWYLSDFGLPERSLRYQDKNVKKSE; translated from the coding sequence ATGAGTAGTGATACTAGTCATAAAAGGCATATAGCTAAGGCAATAACTTGGCGTATTATCGGAACGCTTGACACTATGGCTTTGGCATGGCTCATTTCGGGCAATCCTCTTACTGGTGTTAAGGTAGGTGTCGCTGAAGTGCTGACTAAAATGATTCTATATTATTTTCATGAAAGACTTTGGTTTCGTTCTGCGGTAAGGGATAGTCGTAAGCGACATCTTTTAAAAACAGTTTCATGGAGAATGGTAGGAACAATGGATACCATGCTGTTAGCATGGCTTATTTCAGGGAATCCTTTTATTGGGGTCAAAATAGGTTTGGCTGAAGTGTTAACTAAAATGATTCTTTATTATTTGCATGAGCGAGTTTGGTATTTGAGTGATTTTGGTTTACCAGAAAGAAGTTTAAGATATCAAGATAAAAATGTAAAAAAAAGTGAATAA
- a CDS encoding FecR family protein, whose translation MSPSEKENFQRLLKKYVRNESTEIELEELFNYIKLQNHPNDILDVTEVLKNVKEFPEMDPEGRDRILKSILQTPQIKVTARNPKRNYWKYAVAAIFIGLFVWNNSSDKLLVLPVSESTPLQIPDEKIIFTQSNGVISLIDDSTDRTLYNDKGEKVGEITGKFFKDVSVGKDSQVKVTAYNSVYVPYGKTFELVLFDGTRVLLNAGSTLVFPSSIVDEKRQVYLDGEAYFDVVHNATNPFIVKANDLNIKVYGTSFNVSNYGEDIYSDVVLVEGSVGMYSGNPSNEIRLSPGEKGSFSKKDRIIDKRVVPTTLYTSWINGELVFRNATFESIVKKLERHYNVKINNQKASLAEITFNANFGKEPLEKVLAYLNRIYEIEYTINGNEIIIF comes from the coding sequence ATGAGCCCATCAGAAAAGGAGAATTTCCAAAGACTTTTAAAAAAGTATGTACGAAATGAAAGTACAGAAATCGAATTAGAAGAACTTTTTAATTATATCAAACTTCAAAATCATCCAAATGATATATTGGATGTAACAGAAGTATTGAAGAATGTTAAGGAATTCCCTGAGATGGACCCAGAAGGAAGAGATAGGATACTTAAATCAATATTACAGACTCCTCAAATTAAGGTTACAGCTCGAAACCCAAAAAGGAATTATTGGAAATACGCAGTAGCAGCTATATTTATTGGCCTCTTTGTATGGAATAATTCCTCAGATAAACTTTTGGTGTTGCCTGTTAGTGAATCTACTCCACTTCAAATACCTGATGAAAAAATTATTTTCACACAATCAAATGGAGTGATTTCATTAATTGATGATTCAACTGATAGGACTTTGTATAATGATAAAGGGGAGAAGGTTGGTGAAATTACTGGAAAGTTTTTTAAAGATGTTAGTGTTGGTAAGGATAGCCAAGTGAAGGTTACAGCCTATAACTCAGTATATGTACCTTATGGAAAGACATTTGAATTAGTGCTTTTTGATGGAACCCGTGTTCTTTTGAATGCAGGCTCAACATTGGTCTTTCCGTCTTCAATTGTTGATGAAAAAAGACAAGTTTATTTAGATGGAGAGGCTTATTTTGATGTTGTTCATAACGCTACTAACCCCTTTATTGTTAAAGCCAATGATTTGAATATAAAGGTTTATGGAACATCGTTTAATGTTTCTAATTATGGAGAAGATATTTATTCTGATGTTGTTTTGGTTGAAGGGTCTGTAGGGATGTACTCTGGTAATCCTTCAAATGAGATAAGGCTTTCCCCAGGAGAAAAAGGATCATTTAGTAAAAAAGATAGAATTATTGATAAAAGGGTGGTGCCAACAACTCTTTACACTTCTTGGATAAATGGAGAGTTAGTGTTTAGAAATGCAACATTTGAAAGTATCGTTAAAAAACTCGAAAGACATTATAATGTAAAAATTAACAATCAAAAGGCATCATTGGCTGAAATTACATTTAATGCAAATTTTGGGAAAGAGCCTTTAGAAAAGGTTTTGGCATATTTAAATAGAATTTATGAAATAGAGTACACCATAAATGGAAATGAGATTATTATATTTTAA
- a CDS encoding RNA polymerase sigma factor, which yields MHKEIESNSSEKFLIKEMVVGNERAFEFLYAKYYPPIYAYCFSLLKTREDAEEIVQEVFTKLWVHASDIDLNSSLKAYLYTITKNLSFNYLKKSANQHTLKESLFYRAISTRDATFEILIDKEYQSLKIEAIELLPEKRRIIYQMSRDQGMSYDDISSELNISMSTVKNQMSKALQFIRKYLQLKADVTFLLLYSLLNMFFS from the coding sequence ATGCACAAAGAAATAGAATCAAATAGCTCTGAAAAATTCTTAATTAAAGAGATGGTGGTTGGCAATGAGAGAGCCTTTGAGTTTCTTTATGCAAAATATTACCCACCCATTTATGCATATTGCTTTAGTCTGTTAAAGACAAGAGAAGACGCTGAAGAAATTGTTCAAGAAGTTTTTACTAAGCTATGGGTTCATGCTTCTGATATTGATTTAAATTCTTCATTAAAGGCTTATCTATATACTATAACCAAGAATTTATCATTTAATTACTTAAAAAAATCTGCTAATCAACATACGCTTAAAGAATCACTTTTTTACAGAGCCATTTCAACTCGTGATGCTACATTTGAAATATTGATAGATAAGGAATATCAAAGTTTGAAAATTGAAGCAATAGAACTTTTACCTGAAAAGAGAAGGATAATTTATCAGATGTCTCGCGACCAAGGTATGAGTTATGATGATATTAGTAGTGAGCTTAATATCTCAATGAGTACAGTCAAGAATCAAATGTCAAAAGCACTACAATTCATCAGGAAATATCTACAGTTAAAAGCAGATGTTACTTTTTTGCTTTTGTACTCATTATTAAACATGTTTTTTTCTTAA